A single window of Cytobacillus dafuensis DNA harbors:
- a CDS encoding HD domain-containing protein: MFENIIQKTEAFVKNELGSDSTGHDWYHIERVRKNALYIAQTEKKGDRFIIEMAALLHDIPDEKLNSSKEAGEKKLLEFLYSLELDQEAQKKIIGIIESISFKGGTKTDLMSIEAEIVQDADRIDAIGAIGIARAFAYGGKKGQALYDPEIKVREEMTEEEYRKGKSSSIHHFYEKLLKLKARLNTETAKNMAEKRHQYMEEFLEQFYHEWNGQS, from the coding sequence ATGTTTGAAAATATTATTCAAAAAACAGAAGCTTTTGTTAAAAATGAACTAGGGTCAGATAGTACTGGACATGATTGGTATCATATTGAACGAGTGAGAAAGAATGCATTATATATAGCACAAACTGAAAAAAAGGGAGACCGTTTTATCATAGAAATGGCGGCTCTGCTTCATGATATTCCAGATGAAAAATTAAATTCATCAAAAGAAGCTGGCGAGAAAAAACTATTAGAATTTTTATATTCTTTAGAGCTAGATCAGGAAGCTCAAAAAAAAATTATTGGAATTATTGAATCGATATCATTTAAGGGCGGAACAAAAACGGATTTAATGAGTATTGAAGCTGAAATCGTGCAGGATGCTGACAGAATTGATGCAATTGGAGCGATCGGAATTGCTAGGGCTTTTGCATATGGAGGCAAAAAAGGGCAGGCATTATATGATCCGGAAATAAAAGTAAGAGAAGAAATGACTGAAGAAGAATACAGAAAAGGAAAATCCTCTTCGATTCACCATTTTTACGAAAAGCTTTTAAAGCTGAAAGCGAGGCTAAATACAGAAACGGCTAAAAATATGGCTGAAAAACGGCATCAATATATGGAAGAATTTCTGGAACAATTTTATCATGAATGGAATGGTCAATCATGA
- a CDS encoding class I SAM-dependent methyltransferase, translating to MNIKMDLENFEEYDDPKLYDKENSFIDELPFLLKWADTSNGVIIELACGTGRVTIPIASRGYKLIGVDLHKGMLEEAKKKAFNQNVNITWVQQDCTKLSLNITSKLIYMVGNSFQHFLTNGAQDKLLTSVNRHLEIEGIFIFDTRFPSKEELLQPNTEEYWKTYIDHENGNAVDVYTISNYDSLNQIQHYTTIRRMKNNQGIVLGEKSTNISLRYVFPKEMERILSNNGFEIISIFQDWQENPITADSYGMVYVCKKLK from the coding sequence ATGGATTTAGAAAATTTCGAGGAATATGATGATCCTAAATTATATGATAAGGAAAATAGCTTTATAGACGAGCTGCCATTTTTATTGAAATGGGCTGATACATCAAACGGAGTTATCATTGAACTAGCCTGTGGGACAGGACGGGTTACCATACCGATCGCGAGTAGAGGCTACAAACTAATTGGTGTTGATTTACATAAGGGTATGTTAGAAGAAGCAAAGAAGAAAGCATTTAATCAAAATGTTAATATTACATGGGTCCAACAGGATTGTACTAAACTTTCATTAAATATTACAAGTAAATTAATCTATATGGTGGGAAATTCATTTCAACATTTTCTTACGAATGGTGCACAGGACAAGCTCTTAACATCAGTGAATAGACATTTAGAAATAGAAGGAATATTCATCTTTGATACAAGATTTCCAAGTAAGGAAGAATTACTTCAGCCGAATACAGAGGAATATTGGAAAACCTATATCGATCATGAAAATGGAAATGCAGTAGATGTATATACAATTAGTAACTATGATTCGCTTAATCAAATTCAGCACTATACAACAATCAGAAGAATGAAAAATAATCAAGGTATCGTTCTTGGAGAAAAAAGTACAAATATTAGTTTGAGATATGTCTTTCCAAAAGAAATGGAACGAATTTTATCTAATAATGGATTTGAGATTATATCTATTTTTCAAGATTGGCAAGAAAATCCTATAACAGCTGATAGCTATGGGATGGTTTATGTATGTAAAAAACTAAAATAG
- a CDS encoding class I SAM-dependent methyltransferase: MIITTAGRTNETMTAQAINISKELNSRFIERRKRAVESIQELEKDDCIVVGKERLELYPYREKNPFFFHPNSAMFRIKRISKGEHDPFIEAAGLQTGKTLLDCTLGLASDSIVASFVVGEEGKVTGVEGNPFIAYMVEKGLASWESGIPAMNEAMGRINVINGLSLSYLKGLPDKSFDCVYFDPMFEEKILESDGIKALSRFAVYEDIINELIEEALRVAKERVVLKDHYRSSRFEMYNFEVLIRKTSKFHFGVIKK, encoded by the coding sequence ATGATAATTACAACAGCAGGTAGAACAAATGAAACAATGACTGCTCAAGCAATCAATATCTCGAAGGAATTAAATAGCCGTTTTATCGAAAGAAGAAAACGAGCAGTTGAAAGTATTCAAGAACTAGAGAAGGATGATTGTATAGTCGTTGGGAAAGAAAGGCTTGAACTATACCCATATCGTGAGAAGAATCCGTTCTTTTTTCATCCGAATTCCGCTATGTTCCGTATAAAACGAATTTCTAAAGGAGAACATGATCCTTTTATTGAAGCGGCAGGTCTTCAAACAGGAAAAACTCTACTTGATTGTACATTGGGACTAGCATCAGATAGTATTGTTGCAAGCTTCGTCGTAGGAGAAGAAGGGAAAGTAACAGGCGTTGAAGGAAATCCTTTTATTGCCTATATGGTAGAAAAGGGTTTAGCATCATGGGAATCGGGAATCCCAGCTATGAACGAGGCGATGGGAAGAATCAATGTAATAAATGGACTCTCTTTATCCTATTTAAAAGGACTTCCTGATAAAAGCTTTGATTGTGTTTATTTTGACCCGATGTTTGAAGAGAAAATTCTTGAATCTGATGGAATAAAGGCATTGAGCCGATTTGCTGTTTATGAGGACATAATTAATGAATTAATAGAAGAGGCATTAAGAGTTGCAAAGGAACGTGTAGTTTTAAAAGACCATTATCGGAGTTCGCGGTTTGAAATGTATAATTTTGAAGTGTTGATACGGAAAACATCAAAGTTTCATTTCGGTGTTATTAAGAAATAA
- a CDS encoding LL-diaminopimelate aminotransferase yields MKISMADRMNSFQESIFSELAYYKKLKLTSGEEVVDLSVGSPDTPPPAIVTETISELSLNPNLYGYSLKGTDEFHQAVSSYYARSFGVKLNSAEEILLLMGSQDGLVHLPMVLCNPGDYVLVPDPGYTAYETGVHMAGACLYPMPLKSENQFLPDFSDIPEEISKKAKLMILNFPGNPVPVMGSKAFFEEAIEFARKNNIIILHDFAYSELYYEEKPISFLSVEGAMDVGIEMNSLSKSFNMAGCRIAYAAGNPTIISMLSKFKSNIDYGVFFPIQAAAAKALTKESDFLKDLRAIYKGRRDVLVEGLQEIGWQVSLPKASMFIWAEIPQGFTSKDFAIELIKKANVVVTPGNAFGSWGEGFVRIALVQSEEKLKKAIYNIEKSGILKSVVKK; encoded by the coding sequence ATGAAGATCTCAATGGCAGACAGAATGAATTCTTTTCAGGAAAGTATATTCTCTGAGTTAGCCTATTATAAAAAACTAAAGCTAACTTCCGGTGAAGAGGTAGTTGATTTAAGTGTGGGAAGTCCTGATACTCCTCCACCTGCAATAGTGACTGAAACGATTTCTGAATTATCGCTAAACCCTAATTTATACGGCTATTCATTAAAAGGAACTGATGAATTTCATCAAGCAGTTAGTTCTTATTATGCTCGAAGCTTTGGGGTAAAGCTCAACTCAGCAGAAGAAATTTTACTTTTAATGGGGTCTCAGGATGGATTAGTTCATTTACCAATGGTGCTATGTAATCCTGGGGATTATGTGTTAGTTCCGGATCCAGGATATACAGCTTATGAAACCGGGGTACATATGGCTGGAGCTTGTTTATATCCAATGCCTTTAAAATCAGAGAATCAATTTCTCCCTGATTTTTCTGACATCCCAGAGGAAATTTCTAAAAAGGCAAAATTAATGATTTTAAATTTTCCAGGTAATCCTGTTCCTGTAATGGGATCGAAAGCATTTTTTGAAGAAGCAATTGAGTTTGCGAGAAAAAATAATATCATTATTTTGCATGATTTTGCCTATTCTGAGCTGTATTACGAAGAAAAACCAATCAGCTTCCTATCTGTTGAAGGGGCCATGGATGTTGGGATCGAAATGAATTCCTTATCAAAAAGCTTTAATATGGCTGGCTGTCGAATAGCTTATGCTGCAGGAAATCCTACAATTATTTCGATGCTTTCAAAATTCAAATCGAATATTGATTATGGCGTATTTTTTCCAATACAAGCAGCAGCCGCTAAGGCATTAACAAAAGAATCTGATTTTTTAAAGGACTTGCGTGCTATTTATAAGGGCAGAAGGGATGTTCTTGTAGAAGGGCTGCAAGAAATTGGCTGGCAGGTTAGCTTACCTAAGGCTTCAATGTTTATTTGGGCAGAAATTCCTCAAGGCTTTACATCAAAGGATTTTGCGATTGAATTAATAAAGAAGGCGAATGTGGTTGTTACTCCAGGAAATGCATTCGGGTCTTGGGGAGAAGGCTTTGTTCGAATTGCACTCGTTCAGTCTGAGGAAAAATTAAAAAAGGCGATTTACAACATAGAGAAGTCAGGGATATTAAAATCCGTAGTTAAGAAGTAG
- a CDS encoding helix-hairpin-helix domain-containing protein: MKQNNHGMESDLPAELAKPARRALEGAGYFRLMQLTNVTEAEVLQLHGMGPKAIAQLRNALASQNLTFANDSNMQ; the protein is encoded by the coding sequence TTGAAACAGAACAATCATGGCATGGAAAGTGATCTTCCTGCTGAGTTGGCCAAGCCTGCAAGAAGGGCGCTTGAAGGGGCAGGTTATTTTCGTCTTATGCAGTTAACCAATGTTACGGAAGCCGAGGTCTTGCAATTGCATGGAATGGGTCCGAAGGCAATTGCACAATTGCGTAATGCCCTTGCTTCTCAGAATTTAACCTTTGCAAACGACTCGAATATGCAATAA
- a CDS encoding ABC-F family ATP-binding cassette domain-containing protein, giving the protein MKMISIENVTKTYGEKELFNDLSFTISERDRVGLIGVNGTGKSSLLKIVAGVDLPDSGDIVTPKDYSISYSEQEPELDPTMTVLAQVFAGDAPILVLLREYEKVLLELNNDSNNTVLQEKVFELQKKMDAMNAWEANTNAKSILTKLGIEDFEKKIGELSGGQKKRVALAQSLIQSPDLLILDEPTNHLDFDSVKWLEEYLARYQGALFLVTHDRYFLDRVTNRIFELDGGNLYSYKGNYAAFLEAKAIREENEAATVEKQKNLFRRELEWIRRGAKARTTKQKARIQRFENLDNQLASVKTSEKLDLSLNGSRLGKQVFEMKSASKKYGNQVILNSFDLLVKPGDRIGIIGKNGTGKSTLLNILAGKIPLDSGEINIGQTVKIAYYTQESEDMDENKRMIEYLKETAQVVETSDGKTISAAQMLERFLFPPYTHGTPIRKLSGGEKRRLYLLKILMSEPNVLLLDEPTNNLDTQTLTVLEDYLEDFPGVVITVSHDRYFLDKVADQLLVLNGYGQINTFFGNYSEYLEKESEKVSVQVKSEASVTKEREKPKKKKLSYNEQREWDGIEDQIAAVESRLEEISDEIANTGSDFEKAQKLMEEEAQLNEQLEHLIERWTYLSELVE; this is encoded by the coding sequence ATGAAGATGATTTCAATTGAAAATGTGACGAAAACTTATGGGGAAAAGGAATTATTTAATGATCTTTCCTTTACAATTTCTGAAAGAGATAGGGTTGGACTAATTGGAGTTAATGGAACTGGCAAGTCGTCCTTACTTAAGATAGTGGCTGGAGTTGATTTACCCGATTCTGGAGATATTGTAACGCCAAAGGATTATTCTATTTCCTATTCCGAACAAGAGCCAGAATTAGATCCTACAATGACTGTCCTTGCTCAAGTGTTTGCAGGAGATGCTCCAATTCTTGTATTGCTAAGAGAGTATGAAAAGGTCCTTTTGGAATTGAATAATGATTCCAATAATACCGTTTTGCAAGAAAAGGTTTTTGAACTGCAAAAGAAAATGGATGCAATGAATGCTTGGGAAGCAAACACAAATGCAAAATCAATTTTAACGAAGCTTGGGATTGAGGATTTCGAAAAGAAAATTGGTGAGCTTTCTGGTGGTCAAAAGAAAAGGGTAGCACTTGCTCAAAGCTTAATACAATCACCAGATTTGCTAATTCTTGATGAGCCGACAAATCATCTTGATTTTGATTCTGTCAAATGGCTGGAAGAATATTTAGCTCGTTATCAAGGTGCGCTTTTCCTCGTTACCCATGACCGCTATTTCCTTGATCGTGTGACTAATAGAATATTCGAGCTGGATGGGGGAAATTTGTACAGTTATAAAGGAAATTATGCGGCATTTTTGGAAGCGAAAGCGATCCGCGAAGAAAATGAAGCCGCTACGGTTGAAAAACAGAAAAATCTTTTTAGAAGAGAACTAGAATGGATTCGAAGAGGGGCAAAAGCTCGAACAACGAAGCAAAAGGCAAGAATTCAAAGATTCGAAAATCTTGATAATCAGCTAGCATCTGTAAAAACCTCGGAAAAGCTAGATTTGTCATTAAACGGAAGCAGGCTAGGGAAACAAGTTTTTGAAATGAAATCTGCCTCTAAGAAATACGGAAATCAAGTGATCTTAAATTCTTTTGATTTACTTGTGAAGCCGGGTGATAGAATTGGCATTATCGGGAAAAATGGGACGGGAAAATCAACACTTTTGAATATCCTTGCTGGAAAAATCCCATTAGATTCTGGTGAAATCAATATTGGTCAGACTGTGAAAATCGCTTATTATACCCAAGAAAGCGAAGACATGGATGAGAATAAGCGAATGATTGAATATTTAAAGGAAACAGCACAGGTTGTAGAGACTTCTGACGGAAAGACAATTTCTGCTGCGCAAATGCTGGAGCGATTTCTTTTTCCTCCTTATACCCATGGGACACCTATTCGAAAACTTTCAGGTGGGGAAAAACGCAGACTTTATTTATTGAAAATTTTAATGTCTGAGCCAAATGTGCTGTTACTAGACGAGCCAACGAATAATCTTGATACACAAACATTAACGGTTCTTGAAGATTATCTTGAAGATTTTCCTGGCGTTGTCATTACCGTTTCCCATGATAGGTATTTCCTTGATAAAGTTGCCGATCAGCTTCTTGTTTTAAATGGGTACGGCCAAATCAATACTTTCTTTGGAAACTACTCGGAATACCTTGAAAAGGAAAGTGAAAAGGTCTCTGTCCAAGTAAAATCTGAAGCATCTGTAACGAAAGAACGCGAAAAGCCAAAAAAGAAAAAATTGAGCTATAACGAACAAAGAGAATGGGATGGAATCGAAGATCAAATTGCAGCTGTAGAATCCCGATTAGAGGAAATATCTGATGAGATTGCCAACACAGGCAGCGATTTTGAGAAAGCTCAGAAACTAATGGAAGAGGAAGCACAGTTAAATGAACAATTAGAGCATTTGATTGAGCGCTGGACTTATCTTTCCGAGCTAGTAGAATAA
- a CDS encoding YpjP family protein — translation MPKWLRKSFVVMISILTFGLVTPSQAFLYDHSNAEKSPKRDIIETPTNNKAEIKNLSSISEDDGNISKDDFIRQMLHEAEIQSFTKFGSKIKPVIENEFSEVILPNIEKAIQTVASQYPEEQLAYLTVSESPKGGNSEKIFHIKNELTNDDIIRFHVRKDHPPQQGYWFNFHYHTHHDQFQAHHELGTIYWDKNTPPKWMS, via the coding sequence ATGCCAAAATGGCTTCGAAAATCATTTGTCGTTATGATTTCCATTTTGACATTTGGTTTAGTTACACCTTCACAAGCTTTTCTATATGATCATTCAAATGCAGAGAAGTCACCAAAAAGGGATATTATAGAAACCCCTACAAATAATAAGGCAGAGATAAAAAATTTATCTTCAATCTCTGAAGATGATGGAAATATTAGTAAAGATGATTTTATTAGACAAATGTTGCATGAAGCAGAAATACAATCGTTTACAAAGTTTGGTTCTAAAATAAAACCCGTTATTGAAAATGAATTTTCTGAAGTGATATTACCAAATATTGAAAAGGCAATTCAAACGGTTGCTTCACAGTATCCTGAAGAACAATTAGCGTATTTAACTGTTTCTGAAAGTCCAAAAGGAGGAAATTCAGAAAAAATATTTCATATCAAAAATGAATTAACAAACGATGATATCATTCGTTTTCATGTAAGAAAAGATCATCCTCCTCAACAAGGTTACTGGTTTAATTTCCATTATCATACCCACCATGATCAATTTCAAGCACACCACGAGCTTGGTACGATTTATTGGGATAAAAATACTCCACCAAAGTGGATGAGTTAA
- a CDS encoding BrxA/BrxB family bacilliredoxin codes for MSMAYEEYMKQMVKPMRQELVQAGFNELLTAEDVEQFIENVEGTTLVVVNSVCGCAAGLARPAATQAVMRTDNKPDHLVTVFAGQEKDATAKMREYFEGYEPSSPSMALLKGKEVVHFIHRHDIEDHSMEGIMENLLAAFETNC; via the coding sequence ATGTCAATGGCATATGAAGAATATATGAAACAAATGGTTAAGCCGATGAGACAGGAACTCGTTCAAGCCGGTTTTAATGAATTGTTGACTGCTGAAGATGTAGAACAATTTATAGAAAACGTGGAAGGGACTACACTTGTCGTTGTTAACTCTGTTTGCGGCTGTGCGGCTGGTCTAGCACGTCCTGCGGCTACGCAAGCAGTGATGAGAACGGATAATAAGCCTGATCATTTAGTAACAGTGTTTGCAGGACAAGAAAAAGATGCAACAGCAAAAATGAGAGAATACTTTGAAGGCTATGAACCATCTTCCCCTTCTATGGCATTATTAAAAGGGAAGGAAGTAGTACACTTTATTCATCGTCATGATATTGAAGATCATTCGATGGAAGGGATCATGGAAAATCTGCTAGCAGCATTTGAAACTAATTGCTAA
- a CDS encoding conserved virulence factor C family protein: protein MRIKSIEPTPSPNTMKVILDEELPMGKSNNYKMDKSEDAPKVIQDILNIDGVKGVYHVADFLAVERNAKFDWKDILPQVRMAFGEDTGEENETRSEVSDHFGEIKVFLQIYKAIPMQVKLTDGTEERRFGVPVPFLKALSEAQDKADNVVLERKWVEAGVRYGDFEQVGQDVIEELIAAYPEDRLQMLVDQAKNPEKVQQKQALKRIKVELDDLNNPDWRIRYQKLEQMDDPAIEDLPVLEKALHDEKASIRRLTTVYLGMIEDRKVLPLLYLALKDKTVTVRRTAGDCLSDLGFKEAMPYMIEALMDDSKLVRWRAAMFLYEVGDEAALSALKDAENDPEFEVSLQIKLAIERIEQGEEAKGSVWKQMTESRKK, encoded by the coding sequence GTGAGAATAAAATCAATTGAACCAACTCCAAGTCCGAATACAATGAAGGTTATTTTGGATGAAGAGCTTCCAATGGGGAAGAGCAATAATTATAAAATGGATAAAAGTGAAGATGCGCCAAAGGTAATTCAAGATATCCTAAATATAGATGGGGTTAAAGGTGTTTATCATGTAGCCGACTTTTTAGCTGTAGAAAGGAATGCTAAATTTGACTGGAAAGACATTTTGCCTCAGGTAAGAATGGCTTTTGGTGAAGATACTGGTGAGGAAAATGAAACTCGCTCCGAGGTGAGTGACCATTTTGGTGAGATCAAAGTTTTTCTTCAAATATATAAAGCTATACCCATGCAAGTAAAGCTTACGGATGGTACAGAAGAAAGGCGTTTTGGGGTGCCTGTTCCTTTCTTGAAAGCATTATCAGAAGCGCAGGATAAAGCGGATAATGTTGTATTAGAACGTAAATGGGTTGAGGCTGGCGTACGTTATGGTGATTTTGAGCAAGTCGGTCAAGATGTTATTGAGGAACTCATAGCAGCATATCCTGAGGATCGTCTACAAATGCTTGTTGATCAGGCGAAGAACCCTGAAAAAGTTCAACAAAAGCAAGCGCTTAAGCGAATAAAGGTTGAACTTGATGATTTGAATAACCCAGATTGGCGTATTCGCTATCAAAAATTAGAACAAATGGATGATCCTGCGATTGAAGATCTACCAGTTTTAGAAAAAGCGCTGCATGATGAAAAGGCATCAATAAGAAGACTTACAACCGTTTATCTTGGCATGATTGAAGACCGTAAAGTTCTTCCACTTTTATATTTGGCCCTTAAGGATAAAACCGTAACCGTTAGGAGAACAGCTGGAGACTGTTTATCAGATTTAGGCTTCAAGGAAGCAATGCCTTACATGATAGAAGCCTTGATGGATGATAGCAAGCTTGTCCGTTGGCGTGCTGCAATGTTCCTTTATGAAGTGGGGGATGAGGCTGCGTTGTCTGCACTTAAAGATGCTGAAAATGATCCGGAATTTGAGGTTAGCCTGCAAATAAAACTCGCGATTGAAAGAATTGAGCAAGGTGAAGAAGCGAAAGGGTCTGTTTGGAAGCAAATGACTGAATCAAGAAAAAAATAA